One window of the Arthrobacter sp. zg-Y919 genome contains the following:
- a CDS encoding SIS domain-containing protein has product MLDHLAAAQPALLSVQRQARHLTEWGIELAARLLAGHRLLCAGNGGSAAEAQHLSAELVGRFDGERRPFSALALHAETSAVTAIANDYGFEQLYARQVQGHGRPGDVLILFSTSGASPNLLAAVRAAHDAGLRTWALTGRAPNPLAAACQDFIAIDAPAANAQEAHLVALHALCRSFDAEIARCTEAGGTP; this is encoded by the coding sequence GTGCTGGACCATCTGGCCGCCGCGCAGCCCGCGCTGCTCTCCGTCCAGCGGCAGGCACGGCACCTTACGGAGTGGGGCATTGAGCTGGCGGCCCGCCTGCTGGCAGGGCACCGGCTGCTGTGCGCTGGAAACGGCGGTTCCGCCGCGGAAGCGCAGCATCTAAGTGCGGAACTGGTGGGCCGGTTCGACGGGGAGCGGCGCCCGTTTTCCGCCCTTGCCCTGCATGCGGAAACCTCCGCGGTCACCGCGATCGCCAATGACTACGGATTCGAGCAGCTCTACGCCCGGCAGGTGCAGGGCCACGGCAGGCCGGGTGACGTCCTGATCCTCTTCTCCACCAGCGGTGCCAGCCCCAACCTGCTGGCCGCGGTGAGGGCCGCGCACGATGCGGGGCTGCGCACGTGGGCGCTGACCGGGCGGGCCCCGAATCCGCTCGCGGCGGCGTGCCAGGACTTCATTGCCATCGACGCGCCGGCGGCGAACGCGCAGGAGGCCCATCTGGTTGCCCTGCATGCCCTCTGCCGGTCCTTCGACGCCGAGATCGCGCGGTGCACAGAGGCAGGAGGAACTCCGTGA
- a CDS encoding PfkB family carbohydrate kinase → MKSIVVVGDVLLDTDISGSAQRLSPDAPVPVVEVDDVGRRAGGAGLVARMLERDGRQVQLVTVLSDDDASGLLRTALAGIPLVEGPSNAPTPVKTRIRAGTHAVVRFDSGCSPAPVPGVTPQMLAAVAGADAVVVADYGRGLTANPLLRELLAVLAARIPVVWDPHPAGTDPVPGVAAVTPNLAEALHAAGLAPGGVPAALHAAERLLARWQSQSVVLTMGAQGALALPAAGLAQVLPAPKVSVDDTCGAGDRFAASLTARLLDGAGLEAAAEGAVQAAASFLAAGGVASLETEAPLQMPGSGAPDAMETAARVRERGGTVVATGGCFDLLHAGHARTLLAARGLGDCLIVCLNSDDSVRRLKGEHRPIIGAGDRAELLQSLECVDGVLVFEEDTPTAVLDRLRPDIWVKGGDYREDQLPEAALIRSWGGETVTVPFHPARSTTALAAALAKVG, encoded by the coding sequence GTGAAGTCGATAGTTGTGGTGGGTGATGTCCTGCTGGACACGGACATTTCCGGCTCGGCGCAGCGCCTGTCTCCGGACGCTCCGGTGCCCGTGGTGGAGGTGGACGACGTGGGACGCCGGGCGGGAGGAGCCGGTCTGGTGGCGCGCATGCTGGAACGGGACGGGCGGCAGGTCCAGCTGGTGACGGTGTTGTCCGACGACGACGCGTCCGGGCTGCTGCGCACAGCGCTGGCCGGCATCCCCCTGGTCGAGGGTCCGTCAAACGCCCCCACCCCGGTGAAGACCCGGATCCGGGCCGGCACCCATGCCGTGGTCCGCTTCGATTCCGGCTGCTCCCCCGCCCCGGTTCCCGGGGTTACTCCACAGATGCTCGCCGCCGTCGCCGGAGCCGATGCGGTGGTGGTGGCCGACTACGGACGGGGCCTGACCGCCAACCCGCTGCTCCGGGAGCTGCTGGCGGTCCTGGCCGCACGCATTCCGGTGGTCTGGGACCCGCATCCTGCGGGTACGGATCCGGTGCCCGGCGTCGCTGCCGTGACGCCGAACCTCGCCGAGGCCCTGCACGCCGCGGGACTGGCGCCGGGCGGGGTTCCGGCCGCCCTGCACGCGGCGGAACGGCTGCTGGCCCGCTGGCAGAGCCAATCCGTAGTGCTCACCATGGGGGCACAGGGTGCGCTGGCACTGCCCGCGGCGGGCCTGGCGCAGGTTCTTCCGGCCCCGAAGGTTTCCGTGGACGACACCTGCGGTGCCGGGGACAGGTTCGCCGCTTCCCTCACCGCCCGGCTGCTCGACGGCGCCGGGCTGGAGGCTGCCGCCGAAGGCGCGGTGCAGGCCGCGGCGTCCTTCCTGGCCGCAGGGGGCGTGGCCAGCCTCGAAACGGAGGCACCGCTGCAGATGCCGGGTTCCGGAGCGCCGGACGCCATGGAAACGGCGGCGCGGGTCCGGGAACGCGGGGGAACCGTGGTGGCCACCGGCGGCTGCTTCGACCTGCTGCACGCCGGACATGCCCGCACGCTGCTTGCCGCCAGAGGACTGGGCGACTGCCTGATCGTCTGCCTGAACTCGGATGATTCGGTCCGGCGGCTCAAGGGTGAGCACCGTCCGATCATCGGTGCCGGGGACCGGGCCGAACTGCTGCAGTCCCTGGAATGCGTGGACGGGGTGCTGGTCTTCGAGGAGGACACTCCCACCGCGGTGCTGGACCGGCTGCGGCCGGACATCTGGGTAAAGGGCGGCGACTACCGCGAAGACCAGCTCCCCGAAGCCGCGTTAATCCGTTCCTGGGGCGGGGAAACCGTCACCGTCCCGTTCCATCCGGCCCGGTCCACCACGGCCCTGGCCGCCGCACTGGCGAAGGTCGGGTGA
- a CDS encoding SDR family oxidoreductase: MSLSPAAPAPASLPDPVPGPVPVPDPLIQILPLPAVFTGRVLVTGGASGLGAAVVQAVTEAGGSVVVLDRDISAVTEAKAIQVDVADRAAVEAAVQEAAQILGGLDAVVTAAGIDRCGRLEDVAAEEWEKVIGVNLMGTVSVVRAALPHLRKSHGRVVTVASSLGIKAVSDATAYCASKFGVIGFSRALAAETRGQLGVTTMIPAGMKTRFFDDRTEQYRPQDDSRLNDPENVAAAILFVLGQPRGCEVREMVICHEEEDSWP; the protein is encoded by the coding sequence ATGAGCCTGTCCCCAGCGGCCCCCGCGCCGGCCTCCCTTCCGGATCCAGTGCCCGGTCCTGTCCCGGTCCCGGACCCCCTCATCCAAATACTCCCCCTTCCCGCGGTGTTCACCGGCCGGGTGCTGGTCACCGGCGGCGCCTCCGGGCTGGGTGCCGCCGTCGTCCAGGCGGTGACCGAGGCGGGCGGCAGCGTGGTGGTGCTGGACCGCGATATCAGCGCCGTCACGGAGGCGAAGGCCATACAGGTGGACGTGGCGGACCGGGCCGCCGTTGAAGCGGCCGTCCAAGAGGCGGCGCAGATCCTGGGCGGACTGGATGCCGTGGTGACCGCCGCCGGCATTGACCGCTGCGGGCGGCTGGAGGACGTGGCGGCGGAGGAATGGGAGAAGGTCATCGGGGTGAACCTGATGGGCACCGTCTCCGTGGTCCGGGCGGCGCTGCCTCATCTGCGGAAGAGCCACGGCCGGGTGGTCACGGTCGCCTCCTCGCTCGGCATCAAGGCGGTGTCCGATGCCACGGCGTACTGCGCCTCGAAGTTCGGGGTGATCGGGTTCAGCCGTGCCCTGGCGGCCGAGACCCGTGGCCAGCTGGGCGTCACCACCATGATTCCCGCCGGGATGAAGACCCGGTTCTTCGACGACCGCACCGAGCAGTACCGTCCGCAGGACGATTCGCGGCTGAACGATCCGGAGAACGTGGCCGCGGCGATCCTCTTTGTGCTGGGCCAGCCGAGGGGGTGCGAGGTCCGGGAAATGGTCATCTGCCACGAGGAGGAAGACTCCTGGCCGTAA
- a CDS encoding PLP-dependent aminotransferase family protein has translation MADSSSAQRIAAGLRTWISTAAPGAQLPSTRTLVAQYGASPVTVQKALRTLGSLGLVESRPGAGTFVRARSAARPHDYAWQTAALGAPRSIPPMSAALRAVPDDRIALHAGYPDRDLLPSRLVRAAFARAARSEAALSRSPAAGLPDLRAWFAAELGEAAPFGVAPPAPADVVILPGSQSGLSTAFRALVGPGQPLLMESPTYWGAILAAAQAGVQVIPVPSGSLGPDPAEVARAFESTGARAFYAQPTFANPTGAQWSRTRADQILETVRRYGAFLIEDDWAHEFGIAGTPEPLAARDDSGHVVYLRSLTKSVSPSVRVAGIIARGPARERLLADFQASSVYVSGVLQAAALDVVTQPAWQTHLRSLRGQLGTRRDLLVDALQEHAPLVQLDAVPRGGLNLWVRLPDATDVTRFARECENAGVRVAPGTEWFPAEQTGAYLRLNYSGPNPGSFAEGARIIGQTLEQHRQD, from the coding sequence ATGGCCGATAGTAGCAGTGCACAACGGATCGCGGCAGGGCTGCGGACCTGGATCTCGACCGCCGCCCCGGGGGCGCAACTGCCGTCGACGCGGACCCTGGTGGCGCAGTACGGCGCCAGTCCGGTCACGGTGCAAAAGGCGCTGCGCACCTTGGGTTCGCTGGGCCTGGTGGAGAGCCGCCCCGGCGCCGGAACCTTTGTGCGGGCCCGCAGCGCCGCCCGCCCGCACGACTATGCCTGGCAGACTGCCGCGCTGGGCGCCCCGCGGAGCATCCCGCCGATGTCCGCTGCCCTGCGGGCCGTCCCCGACGACAGGATCGCGCTGCACGCGGGGTATCCGGACCGGGACCTGCTCCCCTCCCGGCTGGTGCGGGCCGCATTCGCCCGTGCCGCGCGCAGCGAAGCCGCCCTTTCCCGCTCCCCCGCCGCGGGGCTGCCCGACCTTCGGGCCTGGTTCGCCGCGGAACTGGGTGAAGCCGCACCGTTCGGCGTCGCGCCGCCGGCACCCGCCGACGTCGTCATCCTGCCGGGCAGCCAGAGCGGCCTCAGTACGGCGTTCCGCGCCCTCGTTGGCCCCGGCCAGCCCCTGCTGATGGAATCGCCCACCTACTGGGGCGCCATCCTCGCCGCCGCGCAGGCCGGGGTGCAGGTCATCCCCGTGCCCAGCGGCAGCCTCGGCCCGGACCCCGCTGAGGTGGCCCGCGCCTTCGAATCAACCGGTGCCCGGGCCTTCTATGCCCAGCCCACCTTCGCCAACCCGACCGGGGCCCAGTGGTCCCGTACACGGGCGGACCAGATCCTGGAGACGGTGCGACGGTACGGAGCCTTCCTGATCGAGGATGACTGGGCCCATGAGTTCGGCATCGCCGGCACCCCGGAACCCCTGGCCGCCCGGGATGACAGCGGACACGTGGTGTACCTGCGCTCCCTCACGAAGAGTGTCTCCCCCTCGGTGCGGGTGGCGGGCATCATTGCCCGCGGCCCGGCCAGGGAGCGCCTGCTGGCGGATTTCCAGGCCTCGTCGGTGTATGTCAGCGGCGTCCTGCAGGCCGCAGCGCTCGACGTCGTCACCCAACCGGCGTGGCAGACGCACCTGCGTTCCCTCCGCGGGCAGCTGGGCACCCGGAGGGACCTGCTGGTGGACGCGCTGCAGGAGCATGCGCCGCTCGTCCAGCTGGACGCAGTGCCCCGGGGCGGCCTGAACCTCTGGGTGCGGCTGCCGGATGCCACCGATGTGACCCGCTTTGCCCGCGAGTGTGAAAACGCCGGAGTCCGGGTGGCCCCTGGCACCGAATGGTTTCCGGCGGAGCAGACCGGCGCCTACCTCCGGCTGAACTATTCCGGCCCCAACCCCGGGTCGTTCGCCGAGGGTGCCCGCATCATCGGGCAGACGCTGGAGCAGCACCGGCAGGACTGA
- a CDS encoding helix-turn-helix transcriptional regulator — protein MPIIVDIDVMLARRKMPVGTLAERIGITPANLAVLKNGRAKAVRFTTLAALCEVLDCQPGDLLRWEPENADTGAGAGAGAGAAANGVPESEPGPSAGSRAAQ, from the coding sequence ATGCCCATCATCGTGGACATCGACGTGATGCTCGCTCGGCGGAAAATGCCCGTGGGAACCCTGGCCGAACGGATCGGGATCACCCCGGCGAACCTGGCGGTCCTGAAGAACGGACGAGCCAAGGCCGTCCGCTTCACCACCCTGGCCGCCCTTTGCGAGGTGCTCGACTGCCAGCCGGGGGACCTCCTCCGGTGGGAGCCGGAGAACGCCGATACCGGCGCGGGCGCGGGCGCAGGCGCCGGCGCAGCGGCGAACGGCGTGCCGGAGTCCGAGCCGGGGCCTTCGGCGGGTTCGCGGGCCGCACAGTAG
- a CDS encoding DUF2975 domain-containing protein: protein MGKATILVLRSVLALVLLGTLFVQAVMVPLFGIDLAEAGAEAVRIPVLSIVVLGILAFQVCLVCVWRLLTMVRRGTVFSSAAFRYVDVIIGALSAAALLLFALGTVLAPGEEVAPGIVLLISGMGITIAAGALLVLVMRALLASAVATAAEAARLRTELGGVI from the coding sequence ATGGGAAAAGCAACAATCCTGGTGTTACGGAGCGTCCTCGCGCTGGTGCTGCTGGGCACCCTGTTTGTGCAGGCCGTGATGGTGCCGCTGTTCGGTATTGACCTCGCCGAAGCCGGCGCGGAAGCCGTCCGCATACCCGTCCTGTCCATCGTGGTGCTCGGCATCCTGGCGTTCCAGGTCTGCCTGGTCTGCGTCTGGCGGCTGCTGACCATGGTGCGGCGGGGGACCGTCTTCTCCTCCGCGGCCTTCCGCTACGTGGATGTCATCATCGGCGCGCTCTCGGCCGCGGCCCTGCTGCTGTTCGCGCTGGGCACGGTGCTGGCCCCCGGCGAGGAAGTGGCACCGGGCATCGTCCTGCTGATCAGCGGCATGGGCATTACCATTGCGGCGGGCGCCCTGCTCGTTCTGGTGATGCGGGCACTGCTGGCCTCCGCCGTCGCGACAGCCGCAGAGGCGGCCCGGCTGCGCACCGAGCTCGGCGGGGTGATCTGA
- a CDS encoding CU044_5270 family protein produces MDELHLLRATRNTTGTVTPAVLASGREKLMQRAADESAHQTPAPVLHPVRPWRRTLFASAAAVALVATLVAVDVMGSGERPGATAEADRVLDAAATAAVNTSDPVVQPGQYLKINTTGVIMMFEPRQTGEATYRWLASLDRQMYVPADRTGEWVWTSEPIAPVQFFGEGSRQASERMAERRAFGMPMDGEVLRAPGGQWGGFDWQVLNDISLNEMIKSAPLNPDELLNMIYEQTKGRGWNTDAEAFTAASNILRTGVIPANLRAALYEAIALIPGVTVVDREATLDGRTGVSLGMKSSNYRTRMEIIIDPESGQMIGEREVQLREDKGVPAGTVTRWTAITTSVVDSAP; encoded by the coding sequence ATGGACGAACTGCACCTGCTCCGCGCAACGCGTAACACCACCGGAACCGTAACCCCGGCCGTCCTGGCCTCCGGGCGGGAGAAGCTGATGCAAAGGGCGGCGGATGAATCCGCACATCAAACCCCGGCACCGGTGCTGCACCCCGTGCGGCCCTGGCGCCGCACTCTGTTTGCCTCCGCCGCGGCTGTGGCACTCGTCGCGACGCTGGTGGCGGTCGACGTCATGGGTTCGGGTGAACGCCCGGGGGCGACGGCGGAGGCGGACCGGGTGCTCGACGCTGCCGCGACAGCCGCGGTCAACACGTCTGATCCCGTAGTCCAGCCAGGCCAGTACCTGAAGATCAATACCACCGGCGTGATAATGATGTTCGAGCCCAGGCAGACGGGAGAGGCCACTTACCGCTGGCTAGCCAGTCTGGACCGGCAGATGTATGTGCCGGCGGATAGGACCGGGGAATGGGTCTGGACCTCGGAGCCCATTGCACCGGTGCAGTTCTTCGGCGAAGGTTCGCGGCAGGCGTCGGAGAGGATGGCGGAAAGGCGGGCCTTCGGAATGCCGATGGACGGCGAAGTATTGCGTGCACCCGGCGGGCAATGGGGCGGCTTCGACTGGCAGGTCCTCAACGATATTTCGCTGAACGAGATGATTAAAAGCGCACCCCTCAACCCGGACGAATTGTTGAACATGATTTATGAACAAACAAAGGGCAGAGGATGGAACACGGATGCCGAAGCCTTCACGGCTGCCTCAAACATCCTGCGAACAGGTGTGATTCCGGCTAACCTGCGTGCCGCGCTCTACGAAGCTATTGCCCTGATCCCAGGGGTGACCGTGGTGGACCGCGAGGCCACGTTGGACGGGCGGACCGGAGTCTCCCTGGGAATGAAAAGCAGCAATTACCGGACCAGGATGGAAATCATCATCGACCCGGAGTCCGGCCAAATGATCGGCGAGCGGGAGGTGCAGCTCAGGGAGGACAAAGGGGTCCCGGCGGGCACCGTGACTAGGTGGACGGCAATCACAACCTCCGTAGTGGATTCGGCGCCCTAG
- a CDS encoding RNA polymerase sigma factor, whose protein sequence is MKTDKEIVERSRSGPAIFGELYDRHAPDIYRYAARRAGDFAAEDVMAETFLIAFERRAGFEGPSEAVRPWLFGIATNLLRRHHRAEARMLRALARNGGRGHAADGLEDVDAAVDADGDRSRIGAALHALTPIDREAILLYAWADLTYDGIATATGVPIGTVRSRINRARRRLRADLGFALFDEMDSDHGRTAPAPRNA, encoded by the coding sequence GTGAAGACAGACAAAGAGATTGTGGAGCGGTCGCGCAGCGGCCCTGCCATATTCGGGGAACTCTATGACCGGCACGCACCGGACATCTACCGGTACGCGGCCCGGCGTGCCGGTGACTTTGCCGCCGAAGACGTGATGGCGGAAACCTTCCTGATCGCCTTTGAACGCAGGGCAGGCTTCGAAGGACCGTCCGAGGCCGTACGGCCCTGGCTCTTCGGCATCGCCACGAATCTGCTGCGCCGGCATCACCGCGCCGAAGCCCGCATGCTGCGGGCGTTGGCCCGGAACGGCGGCCGCGGACATGCCGCCGACGGGCTGGAAGACGTGGACGCGGCGGTCGACGCCGACGGCGACCGGTCCCGGATCGGTGCGGCACTGCACGCGCTGACCCCGATCGACCGAGAAGCGATCCTGCTCTATGCCTGGGCGGACCTGACCTATGACGGCATCGCCACCGCAACGGGCGTGCCCATCGGCACCGTCCGCTCCCGCATCAACCGCGCCCGGCGCAGGCTCCGGGCCGACCTCGGCTTTGCCCTTTTCGACGAAATGGACAGTGATCATGGACGAACTGCACCTGCTCCGCGCAACGCGTAA
- the gap gene encoding type I glyceraldehyde-3-phosphate dehydrogenase — protein MTVRVGINGFGRIGRNYLRAALQHGEGFEVVAVNDLGDPAQLAHLLKYDSVAGRLAEKVTVEEGNLVVGGSTIKVFAERDPANLPWAELDVDIVIESTGFFTNADDARKHITAGAKKVLVSAPAKGDAFTVVMGVNDGDYDAENHDVISNASCTTNCLGPLAKVLNDAFGIEKGLMTTVHAYTADQNLQDGPHSDLRRARAAALNMVPTSTGAAKAIGLVLPELKGKLDGFAIRVPVPTGSVTDLTVTLEKEATVEEINAAYAKAAQDPRWAGILTYTEDPIVSSDIVGDPSSCIFDSGLTRVMGNQVKIVGWYDNEWGYSNRLVDLTGLVASKL, from the coding sequence ATGACGGTACGCGTCGGAATCAACGGTTTTGGTCGGATCGGCCGCAACTACCTGCGGGCAGCCCTGCAGCACGGTGAAGGCTTTGAGGTTGTTGCGGTCAACGACCTCGGCGATCCCGCCCAGCTGGCCCACCTGCTCAAGTACGACTCGGTAGCCGGACGCCTGGCCGAGAAGGTCACCGTCGAAGAGGGCAACCTGGTTGTCGGCGGCTCCACCATCAAGGTCTTCGCTGAGCGCGATCCGGCCAACCTGCCCTGGGCCGAGCTCGATGTGGACATCGTCATCGAATCCACCGGCTTCTTCACCAACGCCGACGATGCGCGCAAGCACATCACCGCCGGCGCCAAGAAGGTCCTGGTCTCCGCTCCGGCCAAGGGTGACGCGTTCACCGTGGTTATGGGCGTGAACGACGGCGACTACGACGCCGAGAACCACGACGTCATCTCGAACGCCTCCTGCACCACCAACTGCCTGGGCCCGCTGGCCAAGGTCCTCAACGACGCCTTCGGCATCGAAAAGGGCCTCATGACCACCGTGCACGCCTACACGGCGGACCAGAACCTGCAGGACGGCCCGCACAGCGACCTGCGCCGCGCCCGTGCCGCTGCCCTGAACATGGTGCCGACCTCCACCGGTGCCGCAAAGGCCATCGGCCTGGTCCTGCCGGAGCTGAAGGGCAAGCTGGACGGCTTCGCCATCCGCGTTCCCGTCCCCACCGGCTCGGTCACTGACCTGACCGTCACGCTGGAAAAGGAAGCCACGGTCGAAGAGATCAACGCCGCCTACGCCAAGGCCGCACAGGATCCGCGCTGGGCCGGCATCCTCACGTACACCGAGGATCCGATTGTTTCCTCCGACATCGTGGGCGATCCGTCCTCCTGCATCTTCGACTCCGGCCTGACCCGCGTTATGGGCAACCAGGTCAAGATCGTCGGCTGGTACGACAACGAGTGGGGCTACTCCAACCGCCTGGTCGACCTGACCGGACTGGTTGCTTCCAAGCTCTAG
- a CDS encoding ROK family protein, which translates to MDASANTPQLLRRTNLRAVLEVLRAAPSVTGTDLINATGLTRATVIAVCDDLIARGWARETDSPRLDRQKGRPARRFEFNESAGYVLGLDVGIATVRVLAADLAGVVVGESEARFPRHGGEPEQRRRVVTEAVDAALADAGISSSAVLCAGMGIAAQVTGAGVMAPGQEVAPMFDLGLSSTFSEARGWPLLVENDAKLAALAERWRGVGAGEDNLAVILAGERLGSGIIESGRLLHGASGGTGAMGVLDLVAGVGNEDGIAKLARLWGSAALKEGHSGRIRELVGPDTNRASARLVFEAAEAGDPVAEEILGRIARRMARVLALVSSFFDPRLIVIGGAVAASATALLPAMTQELDRYVAKPPRVAVSNLGTMLVPTGAVRLALDYVETHLLDLVPEPRRE; encoded by the coding sequence ATGGACGCCTCCGCCAACACCCCGCAGCTGCTGCGCCGCACCAACCTGCGCGCCGTGCTGGAGGTGCTCCGTGCCGCCCCGTCCGTCACGGGCACCGACCTGATCAACGCCACCGGCCTGACCCGGGCCACGGTGATTGCGGTCTGCGACGACCTGATTGCCCGCGGCTGGGCCCGCGAAACCGACTCCCCGCGCCTCGACCGGCAGAAAGGCCGGCCCGCCCGCCGGTTCGAGTTCAACGAAAGTGCCGGTTACGTCCTGGGGCTCGACGTCGGCATCGCCACCGTCCGTGTGCTGGCCGCGGACCTGGCGGGCGTCGTCGTGGGCGAATCAGAGGCGCGGTTCCCGCGTCACGGCGGGGAGCCGGAGCAGCGACGCCGGGTAGTCACCGAGGCCGTTGACGCCGCGCTGGCGGACGCCGGGATTTCCTCTTCGGCGGTACTGTGCGCCGGGATGGGCATTGCCGCCCAGGTCACCGGGGCAGGCGTTATGGCCCCGGGGCAGGAGGTGGCGCCCATGTTTGATCTCGGGTTGAGTTCCACCTTCAGCGAGGCCCGGGGCTGGCCGCTGCTGGTGGAAAATGACGCCAAACTGGCAGCCCTCGCCGAACGCTGGCGCGGCGTTGGTGCCGGTGAGGACAATCTGGCGGTGATCCTGGCCGGCGAACGCCTGGGCAGCGGCATCATCGAGTCCGGCCGGCTGCTGCACGGCGCATCCGGCGGCACCGGGGCCATGGGCGTCCTGGATCTGGTTGCCGGGGTCGGCAACGAGGACGGCATCGCGAAGCTCGCGCGCCTCTGGGGCAGCGCCGCGTTGAAGGAGGGGCACAGCGGCAGGATCCGCGAACTCGTGGGGCCGGACACCAACCGCGCCTCGGCACGGCTGGTGTTCGAGGCTGCCGAGGCCGGGGATCCGGTGGCCGAGGAAATCCTGGGCCGGATCGCCCGGCGGATGGCCAGGGTACTGGCCCTGGTGTCCTCGTTCTTTGATCCCCGGCTTATCGTGATCGGCGGTGCGGTGGCGGCGTCGGCCACGGCCCTCCTGCCCGCCATGACGCAGGAACTGGACCGGTATGTGGCGAAGCCGCCCCGCGTTGCCGTCTCGAACCTGGGCACCATGCTCGTCCCCACCGGCGCCGTCCGCCTGGCCCTGGATTATGTGGAGACCCACCTCCTGGACCTGGTGCCCGAACCGCGCCGGGAGTAG
- a CDS encoding VOC family protein, with amino-acid sequence MNISINAAFLPHSDPDASLAFYRDVLGFEVRNDVGYQDMRWITVGPPDQPGTSIVLQPPAADPGITDAERRTIGEMMAKGTYAGLLLATADLDGTFERAVAGGADVIQEPMEQDWGARDCALRDPAGNQLRIQELR; translated from the coding sequence ATGAATATTTCCATCAATGCAGCTTTTCTTCCCCACTCGGACCCCGACGCCTCGCTGGCGTTTTACCGGGATGTGCTCGGCTTCGAGGTCCGCAACGACGTCGGCTACCAGGACATGCGCTGGATTACCGTGGGACCGCCGGACCAGCCCGGGACGTCCATTGTCCTCCAGCCGCCTGCGGCTGACCCGGGCATCACCGACGCCGAGCGCCGGACCATCGGGGAAATGATGGCCAAGGGCACCTACGCCGGGCTGCTGCTGGCAACCGCAGATCTGGACGGGACCTTCGAGCGTGCCGTCGCCGGGGGAGCGGACGTCATCCAGGAACCCATGGAGCAGGACTGGGGAGCCCGCGACTGCGCTTTGCGGGACCCGGCCGGAAACCAGCTGCGCATCCAGGAACTGCGGTAG
- a CDS encoding helix-turn-helix transcriptional regulator: protein MDREFNKPLDVEALARGVHLSAGHLSRQFRLAYGESPYSYLMTRRIERAMTLLRCSTLSVTEVCFAVGCSSLGTFSTRFTELVGVPPGTYRRRAAQQELDLPGCVTRKVQRPIRNGRLPPPQRG, encoded by the coding sequence ATGGACCGCGAGTTTAACAAGCCGCTGGACGTGGAAGCCCTCGCCCGCGGGGTCCATCTTTCCGCCGGGCATCTCAGCCGCCAGTTTCGGCTGGCATACGGGGAATCGCCGTACTCCTATCTCATGACCCGGCGCATTGAACGTGCCATGACCCTGCTGCGCTGCAGCACCCTCAGTGTCACTGAGGTGTGCTTCGCGGTGGGGTGCTCGTCGCTGGGCACCTTCAGTACCCGTTTTACCGAGCTCGTGGGCGTACCGCCGGGGACTTACCGGCGGCGGGCCGCACAGCAGGAGCTCGACCTGCCTGGGTGTGTGACCCGCAAAGTGCAACGACCAATCAGGAACGGGCGGTTGCCGCCGCCCCAAAGAGGGTGA
- a CDS encoding hexameric tyrosine-coordinated heme protein, with the protein MPNNSLTCATPEEGRQLAINLALQTAFAIQPDGQVEHIIRDAYANNPDSIIAASHVVAVEFATVAAANNYWR; encoded by the coding sequence GTGCCGAATAATTCACTTACATGTGCGACTCCGGAGGAAGGACGCCAGCTGGCCATTAACCTGGCGCTCCAGACGGCCTTCGCGATCCAGCCGGACGGGCAGGTGGAGCACATTATCCGTGATGCCTATGCCAACAATCCGGACAGTATTATCGCGGCCTCGCACGTCGTGGCCGTGGAGTTCGCGACCGTCGCCGCCGCGAACAATTACTGGCGCTAA